The segment CGCCGAGGTAGCGGCCGTCGGGCGTCGGCGTTCCTGTCGCCTGCGGGTCGAACGAGGCGATCAGCGAGTCCTTGACGCCGAAGGCGCTGTCGCCGATCTCCAGCTGGGGATCGCCGTCGACGAAGATGTGCGTCACGAGGGTCCGCAGGCCCGGGGCCGACACCATGAAGTGGAGGTGGGCGGCGCGGACCGGGGAGCGGCCGGTGGCGGCGAGCATCTTTCCGACGGGACCGTCGTGCGGGATCGGGTATGGCGTCGGCTGCAGGCCCCAGAAGCGGTAGCCGCCGTTCTCGTCGGTGAACAGGTGCGCGCGCGGCGACGCGGTCGTCGCCGTACTCCGGTGCGCCCTCGACGAAGAACGGGCCGAAGACCGTCGACAACGAGGCGGCGTGGGTGCGGCTCAAGGGCGCCGACGAGCTCCGCGCCGCCTGGGCCGGGGCCGGCGTCGACGTGACAGACCCGACGCGCGCGGCGGTCACGCCGGGGTGAGCAGCCCAACTGTGTAGTTCTTTACCCGGAGCGGGTAAGGAACTACACACCAACGGCATTCACGGCACAAGTCGGCGACGTGCACGGGTGCGGTTCTCCGCGCCATCCATGATTCTGCAGGACCCGCCCCAGCTTCGATGCCGTCGAACAGGAGCGGATGTGGGCCTGGCCCCAGGCGAGTCGCACTGTGTGCAGTGCGGCGAACGCAGCGGCGTCCAAGTCTGGGACGAGTGTCATCGAAGGACTCGGACTTTGCGGACCGGTTCTCGCCCGTGTGGACGACTCGAAAAGTTGTCCACATGCTAGGGAGCAAGACGCTGAAGCGCTACAGCCAGTGGTACTTGTGGAACGTCCGCCACAGGGTGAAGCACACCGTGAACAGGGCGATCAGCAGGATCGGATAGCTGAACTGCCAGTGGAGCTCGGGCATGACGTCGAAGTTCATGCCGTAGATGCCCGCGGCGGCGGTGGGGACGGCGGCGATGCCGGCCCACGCCGAGATCTTCCGCATGTCGGTGTTCATCTGCGTGCTGACCTTGGTGGCCGCGGCGTCGAGCAGTGAACTCAGCCGCTCCTCGTACTCACCGACCATCTCATTGACCAGCGTGAGGTGGTCGGCGACGTCGCGGAAGTGCCTGCGGATCTCCTTGCTGTTGGGCGTCAGAGCGGCCGATTCCGCCGTCACCTTGTTCCCGGACAGCAGGCTCAGCGGTGTGCCGAGCGGATACACGGCGCGGCGCAGCTGCAGGACCTCGCGTTTGAAGAGGTAGACGACGTCGATGTCGAGATCCCGCGACGACGCCGCGAAGATCCGTTCCTCCAGCTCGTCGACGTCGGACTCCATCTCCTGCACCACCGCGACGTAGGAGTCGACGACGCGGTCGGCGACGGCGTGCACGACCGTCGCGGGCCCCAGCTTCAGGTGCTCGGGTGTGCTCTCGAGGCGCTGCCGGACGCCGGCGAGGTGGGTGTGGTCGCCGTGGCGGACGGTGATGATGAAGTCGCGACCGGCGAGGACCATGATCTCGCCGGTCTCGACGATGTCGTTGGCGACCTCGTCGTCGTCGTGATCGATGTACTTGACGGTCCGCAGCACCAGGAACAGGGTGTCGTCGTACAGTTCCAGCTTGGGCCGCTGGTGCGCGTGAACGGCGTCCTCGACCATCAGCGTGTGCAGGCCGAAGGCCTCGGCGACGTCGCCCATCTGGCGTTCGTCGGGCTGATGCAGACCCAACCAGACGAAGCCGCTGCCGGTGGCGCGAACGAAGGCGAGCGCCTTGCGGAAGTCGAGGCCGGTCGGCTGGCGGACGCCGTCGACGTACACCGCGCAGTCGACGACGGCGCGCGCCACCGGAACCGGCGGGGGAGCGACGGTCGCCTGCTTTCCCGATCCGCGGTTTCCCGGCTGCAGCATTCTCGGCATGGACGGCACAGGTCGACCTTATCGGTCGGGTAGCCGCGCTGCTTACACTCAGTGCGTGTATTTCGACATTGCTGTGTTCACGACGACAGCGATCACGTTGATCGTCATCATGGACCCGCCCGGCCAGATCCCGGTGTTCCTGTCCCTGGTCGGGAAGCGCTCACCGGAGTACCGCCGGAAGGCCGCGTGGCAGGCGCCGCTGGTCTCGCTCTTCGTGATCAGCATCTTCGCGATCGGCGGCCGGGCGATCCTGGCGTACCTGCACATCGGCATTCCTGCACTGCAGGGAGCGGGCGGTCTGCTGCTCCTGCTCGTCGCGCTGCAACTGCTGATGGGGACCTCGGGGCAGAAGCAGGAGGCCGACGAGGACGTCAACGTCGCGCTGGTCCCGCTGGGCACCCCGTTGCTCGCCGGGCCCGGTGCGATCGCCGCGGTGATCGTCGCAGTCAGCCAGGTGCACGGGGAGATCGGCGGATACCTCGCCATCGCCGCCGGGATCCTGGTGGCCCACATCGTCGTGACGTTGGCCCTGTTGTTCTCCACCAACATCATCAACGTGCTCAAGGTCTCGGGCATCACGCTGCTGGCCAAGATCGCCGGTCTGCTGCTCGCGGCGATCGCCGTCGAGCTGATCGCGACGTCGGTGATCGGCTTCGCGGCCACCGCGTGACCACTCGACTACCGTTGACGCCGATGCCCTTCCGATCCATGTCCTCGCACCGTCCGGTCCGCCGCGGCGCCGCACTGCTCGCGACCGTCGGCCTCGCCGCGACCCTGCTGACCGCCTGCGGATCCGACGCTGCCGACCCGTTCCGCGTCGGTAGCGACGGCAGTGCGACGATGCGGGTCGCAGCCGCGGTGTACGCCGGAGCCCTCCAGCGCACGGGCGTGCGGATCGAGGTGCAGCCGAAGCCGGAGGGCGACCGTCGCCTGCTCGACGAGACCGCGCAGGGCGACCTCGACCTCTTCCCGGCGTTCACCGGCGAGCTGCTGACGACATTGACGCCGAAGCCGGAGGCGACGTCGGCCGCAGACGTCGAGGACGCCGTCAACCGGGCGCTCCCGCAGGACGTGACGATCGGCGATCCGGCCGCGGTCGACAATCGTCGACAGCTGGTCCTGTCGCAGCGGCTCGTCGACGAACGGCACGTCACCGACCTCGCCGGATGCGGCGCGCTGCCGCCCGGCATGCCCCTGGTCACCACCGGAACCCTGACCGACGACGACAGAACCGCGTTCGCCGCGTGCCGGGTGGGACCGGTGACGGAGGGACTGACGGCGGCAGAGGTGGTGCGACGCGTCGCCTCGGGGACGCAGCTCGGAACCCTCACCGGCCTCGAAGCCGCGACGGCGCTGGCTGGACACGACGACGTCACCGCAGTGCGGTCCGCGGACACCGGACCGAGGTCGCAGGACCTGGTGCCCGTGTTCCGTGCCGGGCGCGTGGGGAAGTCGCAGATGAAAGCGCTCAGCAGAGTGGCCGGCGAGCTCACGACCGCCGATCTCGCCGCGATGGCGCAGAAGGTCGACGGCGGCGCCGATCCGACCGCCGTCGCGAACGAGTGGCTCAGCACCAGCGGCGGTTAGGCCGTGTTGGATGAGTCGCAGAGACACGCGTGCCGTGTCCCGCGCCCCCCGAATCGGGGCACGGAACACGGCACGGAGCGGTGCGGCGGGTGCTACTTGGTCTTCGAGAACGCCCAGCCGGCGAGGCGGGCGCTGATGCTCTGGTAGCCCGAGGCGACGAGGCGGACGCTCAGGTCCAGCACCTTGGCGTCGAGGCCCACCAGTACGCGGGCGCGGTCGCGTTCCACGGCCTTGATGATGATGTCGGCGGCCTTCTCCGAGCTGGTGTTCGCCAGGTACTTGTCGAACAGCTCGGCGCTCTTGGCCTGATCGTGGTCACCGGAGGTGGTGGCGTTGCGGGCGATCGCGGTCTTGATGCCGCCCGGATGCACGCAGGTCACCTTGACCGGGTGCTTCGCGATGATCATCTCCTGGTTCAGCGCCTCCGTGAAGCCGCGGACCGCGAACTTGGCCGAGTTGTACGCCGCCTGCCCCGGCTCGGCGAGGAGGCCGAACAGCGACGAGGTGTTGACGACGTGGCCGTCGCCCGACGCGATCAGGTACGGCAGGAACGCCTTGGTTCCGTTGACGACGCCCCAGTAGTCGATGTCCATGACACGCTCGATGTCCTTGAACTCCATCGTCTCGACCTCGCCGTGGTGCGCGATGCCCGCGTTGTTGAAGATCGCGTTGACGGTGCCGAAGTGCTCGGCGACGGTGTCGGCGTACTCGAGCACGGCCTCGCGCTCGGCGACGTTCAGCAGCTGGCTGTGGACCTGGGCGCCGGTCGCGGCGACGAGGCGCTCGGTCTCGGCGAGGCCGTCGGGGTTCACATCGGAGATGGCGATCTTCGCGCCGCGCTTGCCGAGTTTGATGGCCAGGTCGCGACCCATGCCGGAACCGGCGCCGGTGATGACGATGACCTTGTTGTTGAAGTCCTTCATGTCTTATCTCCTGGAGTGTTCGGGTGGTGCAGTGGTGAGGATCAGGCGTCAGCGGCGGCGGGCTCGTCGGCCTCGTCGGCCGGGGCGACGAACTCGTCGGCCGTCTTCACGTCGTACGCGGCGACGTCGAACGACCGTGTCTGGTTGCGGAAGTTGAAGGTGAAGCCGGGCCACAGGACGGTGATGTTGCCGTGCTCGTCCTTGTACCACGAGGCGCAGCCGCCGTTGACCCACACGCTCTTTTTGAGGTTGTCCTGAAGGCTGCGGTTGAACGCGTCCTGCACCGACTTCTTGACGTCGACGCGGACGATGCCGCGCGACCGGGTCTTGCGGACGTAGTCGACGAGGTAGTTCAGCTGGGACTCGATCATGTAGACCATGGAGGTGTGGCCGAGGCCGGTCGACGGGCCGATGAGCAGCATCAGGTTCGGGAAGCCGTGGATGAACGAGCCCTTGTAGGCCTGCATGCCGTCGACCGCCCAGACCTCCGACAGGCTCTTGCCGCCGACGCCGACGATCGTGTCGAAGACGGGGGAGTCGGTGACGTGGAAACCAGTGGCGATGACGATGACGTCGACGTCGCGCTCGGTGCCGTCCTTGGTGACGATGCCGGTCTCGGTCACGCGGGCGATGCCGTCGGTCACCAGTTCCACGTTGTCCTGGTCGAGGGTCGGGTACCACTCGTTGGACTTCAGGATGCGCTTGCAGCCCACCGCGAACTTCGGGGTGACGGCCTCGCGCAGCTTCGGATCACGGATGCCCTTGAAGATGTTGCCGCGCGAGAGGATCTCGACCGGCTTGAGCGCCTTCGGGGCGTAGGTCATGCCTGCGGCGACGATCTCGTTGAACGAGTAGATGCCGCCGCGGATCGCCGACTGGAAACCGGGGATGTTCTTGAACGCCCAGTTCTCCAGGCCCAGGTAGGGGCGCTCGTTGCGGGGGATGATCCACGGAGCGGTGCGCTGGTAGACGTCCATGTGGCCGACGACCCTGCCGAGCTGCGGGACCACCTGGATGGCGGAGGCGCCGGTGCCGATCACCGCGACGCGCTTGCCCGCGAAGTCGTAGCCCTCATCCCAGCGGGCGGTGTGGACCATCTTGCCCTGGAAGCCCTCGATGCCCTCGATGTCGGGGAGGTTGGGCTCGCAGAGCGGGCCGACGCCGCCGACCAGGGTGCGTGCGGTCAGGCTGTGCGCCTCGCCGTCGCGGGTGTAGTCGATCTCCCAGCGGCCGAGGTCCTCGTTCCACTCGGCGTGGGTGACGTCGGAGCCGAACAGCGACTTCTCGCCGATGCCGTGCTCGTCGGCCACCTTGTTGATGTACCGGTGGATCTCCGGCTGGTGCGAGTACGAGCGCGACCACTCGGGGTTCATGGCGAACGAGTAGGAGTACAGGTGCGAGGGGACGTCGCACGCGGCGCCCGGGTACACGTTGTCGCGCCAGGTGCCGCCGAAGTCCTGCCCGCGGTCGAGGAGCACGTAGTCCTCGACGCCTTCCTGCGTGAGCTTGATGGCGGCGCCGAGGCCGGAGAAGCCCGCTCCGATGATCGCGATCTCTACATCATGCGTTGTCATGGTGACAACGATAAGAGTCTGTTGACCGAGAGTCAATAGCTAATTGAACTTTGGTCAATAAGGCCCTACGGTGGTGACATGACCACGACGAGAACCCGCATGAGTCCGGCAGCACGACGTCGACAGCTCATCGACCTCGGCGTCGACATGGCCCGTACCGTGCCGTTGGAGTCGGTGACCATGGAGGCGGTGGCCGAAGCCGCGGGGGTGTCGAAGGGGCTCATCTTCCACTACTTCGAGTCGAAGGCCGACTTCCACCTGTGCGTCATCACGGAGCAGGCGCAGGAGATGCTGGATCGGACCGAGCCGCAGGAGGAGCTGGGGGATCCGATTGCGATGCTCACCGCGTCGATGGCCGCCTACGTCGATTACGTTGCGGACAACGGTCGCGGCTTCGTCGGCGTCATCCGCGGTGCCGCGAGTGCCGACGACGCCATCCGCGAGGTCGCCGACAGGACCCGCGCGCAGATGACCGAACGGATCCTGTCGCGAGCGGATCGGATCGGCATCGAGCGCACGCCGGCCATCGAGATGGGCGTCGCCGGGTGGATCGCCTTCGTCGAGGAGTTGCTGGTGCGGTGGCTCGACGAGCCGGTCATCACAAGGGACCAACTGGTCGACATCTTCGTCACGGCCCTGCCTGCGCTCGCCGGCGTCGTCGGCATGGTCACCGCGGGGGAGTAGGGCGCCGCGAACTCATTCGCCACAGTGCGGCCCGCGCGTGACGACTGTCGGTTGCCGTCCACCGAATCGATGAGTGATCCAGTTCATCTGTGACCGACGGTACTTGCATCGGTTCAGATGAATCTGTCGCGGCGACAACCGCCAGGTAGCAATTTCACCTGGCATTTCGTCGAACTGTTACAAACGTGGATAAAAGTTTTGTATCCGCCTCATCGTTTCACTGATGGGGAGAGATGTTCTTCCCCTTCCGCTCCCTTTAGCGTCGTCTTCCGTAATCCACAAGGGTCCAACGGAAGGGGAGCCGACGTGCTGACAGTCCTCGTCCCGGCGCACAAGGGCGGCCACGTCCATGGGAGTGACGCGCAGCCGCAGATCATCGAGATGCTGGACTCGCTTGCGGCCCAGACGGTGGTTCCGGACCGCATCGTCGTCCTGATCAACAACTGCACCGACGACACCCCGGAACTCGCTGCGGCGGCCGGAGCTGAAGTCCTTCATGTACCCCCGAATCCGCACAAGAAGGCCGGTGCGCTGAACTGGTGGCTCGACGAGAACCTCGCGGTGCTCGAAACCACCGACCAGATCCTGGTGATGGACGCCGACACGATCCTGGAACCGGAGTTCGTCGAGAACGCGCGCAAGCGGATCGACTCGGGCTACCACGCGGTCGGCGGCGTCTTCCTCGGCAAGGAGGGCGGTGGCTTCGTCGGCATGCTGCAGCGCAATGAGTACGCGAGATACGCCCGGGACATCGAACGGCGCAACGGGCGATCACTGGTTCTCACCGGGACCGCGACCGTCTTCACCATCCGGGCGCTCAGGCACGTCGTCGCCGGTCGGGAATCGGGGCTGATCCCGAACTCGGCGGCGAGCGGTGAGCGGGCCCAGGTCTACGACACCAAGGCGCTGACCGAAGACAACGAACTGACCTTCGCGCTGCTCCACCTCGGGTACAAGATCATCGCGCCCGTCGAGTGCGGCCTCACGACCGAGGTCATGGAGACCTGGGGCGACCTGGCCAAGCAGCGCGAACGGTGGAAGCGCGGCGCCATCGAGAACAACCGCCACTACGGCCTCACCCGATACACCCTCAACTACTGGCGTCTCCAGCTCTGGGGCCAGATCGGCATCTTCGTCACGATCGCCTACCTCGCCACGCTCGTGTGGGCCGTCGCGAGCCTGTCGATCACGGTCTTCTGGGTGTGGATCCTCGTCACGGCCGTCTACGCCGTCGAACGATTCGTCACCGTCGTCGGGCGTCGCGGCCTACGGCAGGGTCTGATCGGGTTCCTCATCGTCGTCGAGATGCCGTACGACATCTTCCTCCAAGGCGTTCAACTTAAAGCCATCGCAGCATCGGCGCTGCACACCCGCGCGTCCTGGTGACGCGCTCCGCACTACACAAGTCAGGAGTCTTGACCATGGCAATCGCCTCCCCAGTCAGCGCAGTCGGACCGCTCGCCCAGACCGGAGTCGGCGCGACCGCATCCATCGGCGCGCTCGCCACGACGGTCGACGGATGGACCGCCGCCGCCCTCGGCGCCGTCTTCATCCTGCTCGCCGCATTCACTCTCTTCGGCGCGGCCGGTGCGCTCGCACGCACCCTGCCGATGCCGGGATTCCGGTATCGGACTCCGAAGCTCCTCGCACCGTCCGACGACGAGTATCTGGCGCTCGTCGGAGGTGCGTGATGGCCGACGACGGACCGTGCTACCGAGCCCGGCGGCTGCCGCTCGGCGTGCTGACGACCGTGGCGGTCGTCGCGTTGATCGCCGGGCTGGCCGGTGCCCTCATGGCCATCGGCGGGTCGCCGCGTGCAGACGGTTCGGAGGTCGAGCCCGCTGTGGCGACGGCGGCCGCGGACCGAGCCTCCGCGCCGGTGCGGATCAAGGTGGGTCCGCAGGACGGCGTCCGTGCGATGGACGCTCCCGTCTCGGTGATGCCGTCGGCGTGCACCGACGTCATCGAGCCTCCGTACGACTCCCGAGTCGGCGACGTGTTCTGGTGCTCGGACTACGCCGCGCTCGGCAGCGGAGGTGACCGGCCGACGGTGCTCGCCGGTCACGCGGGCGCCTCGATCGATACTGTCTTCAACGATCTGTACCCGCGCGGTGACGCCTTCGTCGGTCAGACCGTCCGCTTCGAGACCGCGGGCGCCGGCGAGCGCGCTTATCGTGTGACCGCCGTGTACACGCCGGCGAAGGCGGACCTCCCGTATCTGACGCAGGTGTGGGGGACGCCGGGACAGCAGCTGGGCGGTCGCGTCGTCCTCGTCACCTGCCTGCAGACCCCGGACGGGGCGTGGGGCAAGAACTACGTCGCGGTGCTCAGCCCCGCCTGACCGGACGCCCGAACCGAAGCCGGCCGCGGCGACCTCGACGACGAAAAGAAGGCCCGCCCCATCGGAATCCGATGGGGCGGGCCTTCTCAGGTCGTGCGCCGGAGCGTCACGCGCGGGGCGACGTCAGTTGAACGCCTCGTCGACGATCTCCTGCTGCTCCACCGCGTGCACCTTGCTGGAACCGGACGACGGAGCGGACATCGCGCGGCGCGAGACGCGCCGCAGACCGGCCAGCAGCTCGGGCAGCATCTCCGGGAGCCAGAGGCCGAGGAACGGCCACGGACCCTGGTTGGCGGGCTCCTCCTGGACCCAGCGGAAGTCCTTCGCGTTCGGGTACGCCTCGAGGGTGCGTGCCAGGCGGCGGTAGGGGACCGGGTACAGCTGCTCGACGCGGACGATGGCGACGTCGTCGCGGCCGTCCTTCTCCTTGCGGGCGGCCAGCTCGTAGTACAGCTTGCCGCTGACCAGAAGGACGCGCTGGACCTTATTGCGGTCGCCACCGTTCTTGAAGGCGGGGTCGTCGATCACCGAGAGGAACTTGCCCTCGGTGAACTCCTCGACCGGCGAGACGGCGGCCTTGTTGCGGAGCATCGACTTCGGGGTGAAGACCACGAGCGGGCGGCTGATGCCGTCGTGCACGTGGCGACGCAGCAGATGGAAGTAGCTCGCCGGGGTCGACGGCAGCGCGACGGTCATCGAACCCTCGGCACACAGCTGCAGGAAGCGCTCGATGCGTCCCGAGGTGTGGTCGGGTCCCTGACCCTCGTGACCGTGCGGCAGGAGCAGGACCACGTCGCTGCGCTGACCCCACTTGGCCTCGCCGGAACTGATGAACTCGTCGATGACCGACTGGGCGCCGTTGACGAAGTCGCCGAACTGCGCCTCCCACATGACCAGGGCGTCGGGGTCGGCGACGGCGTAGCCGTACTCGAAGCCGAGGACGCCGTACTCCGACAGCGGGGAGTCGTAGACCAGGAATCGGCCGGTCGCGTCGGGCAGGTGGTTCAGCGGGGTGTACTCGCTGCCGTTCTCCCGGTCGATGAGGACCGAGTGACGCTGCGTGAACGTGCCGCGGCGGGCGTCCTGACCCGACAGGCGGACGGTGCGGCCCTCCTGGACCAGCGAACCGAAGGCCATCATCTCGGCGAACGACCAGTCGACGTTGCCCTTGGTGGGCATCTCGTGGCGACGCTTGATGACCGGCTTCACGCGCGGGTGCGCGGTGAAGCCCTCCGGCACGTTGCCGAAGGCGTCGCCGATCTGCTGCAGGCGCTCCTGGTCGACGGCGGTGACGAGCTTGGTGACCAGCGTCTGGTCGCCCTCCACCGACGGCGACGCCTCGGGCGTGTGACGCTCGAGTTCCTTGACCTCGACGAACACGCGCTCCAGCTGACCCTGGTAGTCGCGGAGGGCGTCCTCGGCCTCCTTGGTCGAGATGTCACCGCGGCCGATGAGGGCTTCGGTGTAGCTCTTGCGGACGCTGCGGAGGTTGTTGATGACGTCGTACATGGCCGGCTGGGTCATCGACGGGTCGTCGCCCTCGTTGTGGCCCAGGCGGCGGTAGCAGACCAGGTCGATGACCACGTCGCGGTTGAACGCCTCGCGGTAGTCGACGGCCAGCTTGGCGGCCCAGACGCAGGCCTCGGGGTCGTCGCCGTTCACGTGGAAGACCGGCGCACTGATCATCTTGGCGATGTCGGTGCAGTACTGCGTGGAGCGGGAGTGCTCGGGCGCGGTGGTGAAGCCGATCTGGTTGTTCACGACGATGTGCACGGTGCCGCCGGTGCGGTAGCCGGGCAGCATCGACATGTTGAGGACCTCGGCCACGATGCCCTGGCCGGCGAACGCCGCGTCACCGTGCAGCATCAGCGGGAGGACGCCGAACTTCTTGTCCTCGCTCATGCCGTCCTGCTTGGCGCGGACGATGCCCTCCAGGACCGGGTCGACGGCCTCCAGGTGGCTGGGGTTGGCGGTCAGCGAGACGGTGATCTCGTTGTCGCCGAACATCTGGTAGTACTTGCCCTCGGCGCCGAGGTGGTACTTCACGTCGCCCGAGCCGTGGGACTCGGCGGGACCGAGGTTGCCCTCGAACTCGCTGAAGACCTTCGAGTAGGGCTTGCCGACGATGTTCGTCAGGACGTTCAGGCGACCGCGGTGCGGCATGCCGATGACGACCTCGTCGAGCTCGTGCTCGGCGCTCTGATCCAGGACGGCGTCCATCATCGGGATGACGGCTTCCGCGCCCTCGAGGGAGAAGCGCTTCTGACCGACGTACTTGGTGGCGAGGAAGGTCTCGAAGGCCTCGGCGGCGTTGAGCTTGCTCAGGATGTACTTCTGCTCGGCCACCGGCGGCTTGACGTGCTTGATCTCCACGCGCTCCTGGAGCCAGCGCTGCTGCTCGGGATCCAGGATGTGCGTGTACTCGACGCCGACGTGACGGCAGTAGGCGTCGCGCAGGATCGACAGGACGTCGCGCAACTTCATGTCGCGCTGGCCGTGGAAGCCGCCGACCTTGAACGAGCGGTCCAGGTCCCACAGGGTGAGGCCGTAGGTGAGGACGTCCAGGTCGGGGTGAGCGGCCTTGGCGGCGGCGTCCATCATCAGCGGGTCGGTGTCGGCCATCAGGTGACCGCGGCTGCGGTACGCGGCGATCAGCTCGAGGACGCGGGTGTTCTTGTCGACCAGGCCCGCGGGGATGTCGCGACGCCAGCGGACCGGCTCGTACGGGATCCGCAGCGACGTGAACAGTTCGTCCCAGAAGTCGTCGCTGATGATCAGGTTGTGAATGGTGCGCAGGAAGTCGCCCGACTCCGCACCCTGGATGATGCGGTGGTCGTAGGTCGACGTCAGCGTCATCAGCTTGCCGACGCCCATGGCGGCGATCTGCTCGTCGCTGGCGCCCTGGAACTCGGCGGGGTACTCCATGGCGCCTGCACCGATGATGGTGCCCTGACCCTGCATCAAGCGGGGGACCGAGTGGACGGTGCCGATGGTGCCCGGGTTGGTCAGCGAGATGGTGACGCCTGCGAAGTCGTCGGCGCCGAGCTTGCCGTTGCGCGCGCGGCGGACGATGTCCTCGTAGGCGGCCACGAACTCGCCGAAGTTCATCGCCTCGCAGCCCTTGATGGCGGCGACGACGAGCGTGCGGTTGCCGTTCTTGCCCGGCAGGTCGATCGCGAGACCGAGGTTGGTGTGCGCGGGGCTCACCACGTTCGGCTTGCCGTCGACGATGGCGAAGTGGTTGTTCATGCTCGGGAACGCCTTGAGCGCCTGGACGATCGCGTAGCCGAGGATGTGGGTGAAGCTCACCTTGCCGCCGCGGGTGCGGGCGAGGTGGTTGTTGATGACGACGCGGTTGTCGATCATCAGCTTCGCCGGGATGGCGCGGACGCTCGTCGCGGTCGGCACCTCCAGCGAAGCGTTCATGTTGCGGACGATCGCTGCGGCCGGGCCGCGCAGGACGCGGTTCGTGTCGACGGCGTCGGCGTCGGCGGGCTTCGCGGTCGACGCGGCCATCGACGTGCCGGACGCGGCCTTGGTGGCGGCGGACTCGCGGGCGGGGGCCGGCGTCCGAGCGGGGGCGGCGGCCTTCTTGGCGGGCTCGGTGTCGAGCGTCACGGCCTGCTTCGGTGCGACACGCGCGGCCGGAGCCGGAGCCGGAGCCGCGGGGGCGGCGGGAGGCGTCGCTGCGGGTGCGGGCGCCGCGGGCGGCGTCGCACCGTTCGCGGGGGCTGCGGCAGTCGTGCTGGGACGGTAGTTCTTGAGAAGCTCGTGCCAGCTCGGATCGACTGATTCAGGGTTGGTCTGGAATCGCTGGTACATCTCCTCGACCAGCCATTCGTTTTGTCCGAAGTCAGATTCGGATATCGAACTGCTCACAGCGTTGTCTCGCCTCAATTCACCCAGGTGTTTTTCGATCGCTCGGCAGGCGGGCGCTTGATCTCGTGAACCGTCGCCGACCTGCCAACAGTCGATGGTACGCGGCAGCGTCACGGCCCGTGCGAACTGCGCGACACCGACCAGGGCAGTATGCGGGTAGTGGTCAAAATCACGCAATGGGACGAACGAATTGCGGTGGATATGTCGGGTTTGGCAAGTTCGGCGTCTGTCTGCTGATAGGCGCTGCGTACGGATTGAGTGTGTTCACCTATCAATCGCGGTCTGCGGTCATCGGATGCCGACCGGATCGGTCGGTGCGCGGTCGTCGCAGGCGTCCGGGGAGACCCCGGCATCCCACAGTCGCCGGTATGGTCCGCGGGCGGCGAAGAGTTCGTCGTGGGTGCCGAGTTCGACGATTCGACCATCGTCGACGACGGCGATCACGTCGGCGCGGGCGGCCGTCGCCAGCCGGTGCGCCACGATGACGCTGGTCCGACGATGCGCGAGAGCTTCGCCCGCCGCGAGGACCTGTGCCTCGGTCGCCTGGTCGAGCGTCGCGGTGGCCTCGTCGAGCAGGATGAGGTCCGGTTCGACGAGTTCGGCCCGGGCGAGGGCGATCAGCTGGCGTTGACCGGCGGAGAGGCCGCGGCCTCGTTCGGCGATGCCGAACTCCATGCCGCCGGGCAGTGCCGCGATCATGCTCGCCGCGCCGACACGACGCGCGGCCTCGGCGATCTGCTCGCGATGGGCGTCGGGACGACCGTAGGCGATGTTGTCCGCCACGGTTCCGGCGAACAGGTGGGGTTCCTGCGGGACCACGCCGAGGCGGCTGCGATAGCGGGGGAGGT is part of the Gordonia phthalatica genome and harbors:
- a CDS encoding SDR family NAD(P)-dependent oxidoreductase — protein: MKDFNNKVIVITGAGSGMGRDLAIKLGKRGAKIAISDVNPDGLAETERLVAATGAQVHSQLLNVAEREAVLEYADTVAEHFGTVNAIFNNAGIAHHGEVETMEFKDIERVMDIDYWGVVNGTKAFLPYLIASGDGHVVNTSSLFGLLAEPGQAAYNSAKFAVRGFTEALNQEMIIAKHPVKVTCVHPGGIKTAIARNATTSGDHDQAKSAELFDKYLANTSSEKAADIIIKAVERDRARVLVGLDAKVLDLSVRLVASGYQSISARLAGWAFSKTK
- a CDS encoding MarC family protein, producing MYFDIAVFTTTAITLIVIMDPPGQIPVFLSLVGKRSPEYRRKAAWQAPLVSLFVISIFAIGGRAILAYLHIGIPALQGAGGLLLLLVALQLLMGTSGQKQEADEDVNVALVPLGTPLLAGPGAIAAVIVAVSQVHGEIGGYLAIAAGILVAHIVVTLALLFSTNIINVLKVSGITLLAKIAGLLLAAIAVELIATSVIGFAATA
- a CDS encoding TetR/AcrR family transcriptional regulator, giving the protein MTTTRTRMSPAARRRQLIDLGVDMARTVPLESVTMEAVAEAAGVSKGLIFHYFESKADFHLCVITEQAQEMLDRTEPQEELGDPIAMLTASMAAYVDYVADNGRGFVGVIRGAASADDAIREVADRTRAQMTERILSRADRIGIERTPAIEMGVAGWIAFVEELLVRWLDEPVITRDQLVDIFVTALPALAGVVGMVTAGE
- a CDS encoding flavin-containing monooxygenase, with the translated sequence MTTHDVEIAIIGAGFSGLGAAIKLTQEGVEDYVLLDRGQDFGGTWRDNVYPGAACDVPSHLYSYSFAMNPEWSRSYSHQPEIHRYINKVADEHGIGEKSLFGSDVTHAEWNEDLGRWEIDYTRDGEAHSLTARTLVGGVGPLCEPNLPDIEGIEGFQGKMVHTARWDEGYDFAGKRVAVIGTGASAIQVVPQLGRVVGHMDVYQRTAPWIIPRNERPYLGLENWAFKNIPGFQSAIRGGIYSFNEIVAAGMTYAPKALKPVEILSRGNIFKGIRDPKLREAVTPKFAVGCKRILKSNEWYPTLDQDNVELVTDGIARVTETGIVTKDGTERDVDVIVIATGFHVTDSPVFDTIVGVGGKSLSEVWAVDGMQAYKGSFIHGFPNLMLLIGPSTGLGHTSMVYMIESQLNYLVDYVRKTRSRGIVRVDVKKSVQDAFNRSLQDNLKKSVWVNGGCASWYKDEHGNITVLWPGFTFNFRNQTRSFDVAAYDVKTADEFVAPADEADEPAAADA
- a CDS encoding magnesium and cobalt transport protein CorA, which translates into the protein MLQPGNRGSGKQATVAPPPVPVARAVVDCAVYVDGVRQPTGLDFRKALAFVRATGSGFVWLGLHQPDERQMGDVAEAFGLHTLMVEDAVHAHQRPKLELYDDTLFLVLRTVKYIDHDDDEVANDIVETGEIMVLAGRDFIITVRHGDHTHLAGVRQRLESTPEHLKLGPATVVHAVADRVVDSYVAVVQEMESDVDELEERIFAASSRDLDIDVVYLFKREVLQLRRAVYPLGTPLSLLSGNKVTAESAALTPNSKEIRRHFRDVADHLTLVNEMVGEYEERLSSLLDAAATKVSTQMNTDMRKISAWAGIAAVPTAAAGIYGMNFDVMPELHWQFSYPILLIALFTVCFTLWRTFHKYHWL
- a CDS encoding glycine betaine ABC transporter substrate-binding protein: MPFRSMSSHRPVRRGAALLATVGLAATLLTACGSDAADPFRVGSDGSATMRVAAAVYAGALQRTGVRIEVQPKPEGDRRLLDETAQGDLDLFPAFTGELLTTLTPKPEATSAADVEDAVNRALPQDVTIGDPAAVDNRRQLVLSQRLVDERHVTDLAGCGALPPGMPLVTTGTLTDDDRTAFAACRVGPVTEGLTAAEVVRRVASGTQLGTLTGLEAATALAGHDDVTAVRSADTGPRSQDLVPVFRAGRVGKSQMKALSRVAGELTTADLAAMAQKVDGGADPTAVANEWLSTSGG